The Rathayibacter caricis DSM 15933 genomic sequence GCGCCGGGAGAGAAGGCACCCACGATGAGAATTGCTGACGTGATTGCCGAGGTGATGGTTCTTCCGTGCTTGGACAAAGCGATCTCCCTTAAGGACTAGTGAGTCAACGTTCAGCGTGAGCGAATTCCACGCACTCCGGATGGTATTGAGTAATGACTTTCTCGCACAAGCAAGGGGATCACCGACATCACTTCAAGTCGACTCTTAAGGGGACCGATCGGGGTACATTGGCCCGCTTCAAAAGGACAGAGGCGTCTTGACGGTGGGCATATTGCGCCATCTGTAGCTAAAGGATATGCGAAGCCGTATTGCGTGGAAGTCGAGTCATCGACCGGTATCCTGCACCGCCTCGATGACCATCGGCGCGGAGGGTCGCCGCGCGGTCGGCCATCTCGACTGTCCGCGGCACACGTTGAGGGACGTCGTCAAAGGGCCGCTGACGCAGCCGAACTTGAAGAGAGCCCGAGCGTGCTCCGACCAACGCCCGACCCCGCGGCGTCGAACGCTTGCGCACCCTCTTAAGGGACTGCTCACGCTAAACCTGATCGTCAGCGAGTCCTGAGACCATGCGCTGCGCTATAGACACGCACCAGGAAAGGATCGTGTTGGGACGACCCGAGCTTTCCTGCATGGCGCTCGCCGCGCCGTGTGCGGAATCTACGCTCGTGGATCGTGAGGGAATTCTTCGTCAACGGCCCGCGACTCCTGTGAAGCGGAGTCGCGGGCCGTTCGTGTCGGAAGGGACCGTCAGACCGTCTGCGCGAACGGGTCGAAGTCGACCGGCACCGCCGGCACCGGCGCCGACAGGGTGCTGTCGACCGCGACGAATCCGCCGTTCTCGGCCGACTCCTGCGCCGAGAGCATGACGTCGAGCACGTGGAAGCCGAGCTCGCCGGTGGCCACGTGCGGACGGTCCTCGGCGATGGCGCGGACCATGTCGAGCAGCCCGAGGCCGCGGCCCACGACCGTGCCCTTCTGCTCGATCTCGGTCCACTCCTGCTCGCCCCACGCGCCGTCGGCGATCGAGGTCGGGGCCTTCACGAACGCCGTGCGGCCCTCGAACTGGTTCGGGTCCGGGATCACGAGCGATCCCTCCGTCCCGTGGATCTCGAAGACGCCGTGGCGCTCGAGAGCGGAGTCGAAGCTCAGGAGGCTCGCCGCCTGCTGGCCCGCGGCGAACGAGGTCAGCACCTGCAGCGAGGTGGGGACCTCGACCGGGAACGTCGTGCCGGCGTCGGGTCCGGAGCGGATGACCCGCTCCTGGAGCTTCTTGCGCCCGAGGGCCGCCACGCGCTCGACCGGGCCGAAGAGGCTGACGAGGCCGGTGAAGTAGTACGGGCCCATGTCGAGCAGCGGGCCGGCGCCCTGGGCGAAGAGGAACGCGGGGCTCGGGTGCCAGAGGTCCGGTCCGACGGTCTGGAACGTGGTGGAGGCGAACATCGGCTCGCCGATGACGCCCTCCGCGATCGCGCGCTTCGCGGTCTGGAAGCCCGGGCCGAGGACGGTGTCCGGCGCGGAGCCGACCCGGAGGCCTTTCGCGGCGGCGTCCTGCAGCAGCTGCGCGGCGGCCGCGCGGTCGAGACCGAGCGGCTTCTCGCTCCAGACGTGCTTGCCGGCGGCGATCGCGGCGGCCGAGACCTCGATGTGCGCGGCGGGGATCGTCAGATTGACGACGACCTGCACATCGGGGTGGGCGAGGACGTCCTCGGCCGAGCCCCAGGCGGGGATGCCGTGCTTCTCGGCCTGGCTCTTCGCCCGGTCGAGGATCAGGTCGCCGACGACGAGCACCTCGACGTCCGGGAAGGAGGCCAGGTTCTCGAGGTAGGTGTCGCTGATGACGCCGACGCCGATGACGCCGATGCCGATGGGGCCGCTCATGCCGCGTACCCGCCCTTCACGAGGAAGTCGTAGCTCGCCTGGATGTCGGCGAAGACGTCTCCGGGGGCGTTGTCGTACTCGATGACGGCGTACTCGATCGACCCTTCTCCGGCCTTGAGCGCCTCGACGAGCGGCACGTCGCCCTCGCCCGGGCGGCGCTGGTCGAGGGTGTCGGAGCCGAACGCGGCGGCCCCGGGAGCGAACGGGTTCTCGGCCGGAGCGATCCCGTCCTTGACGTGCACGGCCACCAGGCGCGAGCCCAGCTTGGAGACGAGCGCCGCGACGTCCTGGCCGCCGGTCAGCGCCCAGAACAGGTCGAGCTCGATCTCCACGCGCTCGTCGGTGCTCGCGATGAAGCGCTCGTACGCGGTCTGCCCGTCGAAGGAGGCGATGAACTCCTGCGCGTGGTTGTGGTAGCCGACCTTGAGGCCGAAGGTCGCGGCGATCTCGGCGGCCTTGTTCAGGCGGTCGGCGATGTCGGCGACGCCGTCCTCGGTCAGCCAGCGCTCGACCGGGACGAAGGGGTCGATGACGGTCCGGATGCCGATCTGCGCGGCCGCCTCGAAGACGACCTCGGGCGCGGGCGTCGGGATGGAGCCGTCCGGGGTCCACAGCTCGTCCGAGAGCAGCGGGGCGTGCCCGGTCGGAGCGGCGAGGCCGCTCGCGTCGAGGGCGGCGCGGATCTCGGCGGGGCGGCCCACGAAGTCGAACGCCTCGACGTTCCGGAGGCCGATGGCGGCGAGCTTGTCGAGCGACCCGTGCGGGTCGTCGGAGAACTGCTTGGCCAGCGTGTACAGCTGGACGGAGGCCAGAGGAAGGGTCATGGTCGGTACCGCTTTCATTCGTGGGGTGGAGCAGCCGGTCCGGATCAGGCGGACCGACCCGGTCTATCGGACTTTCCTGAGGGGGAGGATGACGGCGGGGCCGAGGAGCGCCGCCTCCGGGCAGACGGTGGAGTGCGATCCGTCGCCGGTCCGGGCGCTCGGGGAGGCGAGGACGCCGCCGACCAGCTTGGCGCGCATCCGCGGCAGTGCGTCGGTCTCATCGAGCGGTCCGAGAGCCGTCCGACGACCGGTCATGTCCGACTCCCCTCATCCTCGAGCGTGCCGCTGCGCAGTGTCGGCGCAGGAAACCTAGCAACGTGTGGTTTTCAGTATCCCCGCCCGACGCCGCGTGCGCAAGCGCGCACCGCCTCATTCCTCCCTGATGCGCGGGTCGATCCCGTACTGCGCGGGCACGCCGAGGTTCTCCCGCAGCGTGGCGCCGGGGTACTCGGTCGGGTAGAGCCCGCGCTGCTGCAGCAGGGGCACGACCTCGTCGACGAAGGTGTCGACGCCGTCCTCGTAGACGTCCGGCGAGATCCAGAAGCCGTCCACCGCGTCGGCCTCCATCCACTCCTGGATGTGGTCCGCATGCACCGCACCCGGACCGACGACGGTCGGGTGGTAGTCGATCACGCCGTGCGCGAGGACGTCCCGGGGGGACCAGCCCCGGCGGGCGACGTCGAGGGCGACACCGGACCGCGGGTCGGCCGAGGAGGGCCGGGCCGCTGCGAGCTCGCGCTCGGAGAGCGGCACGTCGATCCGATCGGGGCTCAGCGGCACGCCGATCATCGCGCCGAGGTGGGAGAGGCGCGCCTCGATCATGTCGCCGGCGATCGCGATCCGTCGGTCGAGTCCCTCGCGGACCGTCGGTGCGACGGTCGTCATCAGACCGGCGAAGTACTTCACCTCGTCCGGGTCGCGGCCCGCGTCCCGAGCGGCCCGACGCACGAGCTCGCGCTGAGCGCGGGCCTCCTCGATCGTCCACACCTCGGCGATGAAGCCGCTGGCGTAGCGCCCGGCGATCGACAGCAGGTGCGGGCTCGGGCCACCGGAGGTGAACACGACGGGCTGACCCTGCTCGGACGGCGGGATCGCCAGGGGCCCGCGGGACGCGACGTGCCGCCCCTGCAGGTTGATCGGTCGCAGCTTGGCCGGATCGATGAAGCGGTCTCCGGGCTGATCCCTGACCCAGGCGTCCTGCTCCCAGCTCCCCCAGAGGGCCTGGGTGATCTGGATCGCCTCGTGCGCGCGCTCGTACCGCTCGCCGCGCTCGGCGACCGGTCGGCCGTAGTTCGCCGCGACCGCCGGGTCGCTCGTCGTCACCGCGTTCCAGCCCGCCCGGCCGTGGCTGATCACATCGAGCGCCTTGAACTGGCGTGCCAGGTTGAACGGCTCCTGGAACGTGGTCGACCCGGTCGCGACGAAGCCGATGCGCTCGGTCGCCCGGGCGACGGCGGTGAGCGAGACCATCGGATCGAGGACGTTGCTGATCGTCGAGTGCTCGAGATCCCCGCGCACGGCCGGGAAGTCGGGGGTGAAGAGGAACGCGAACAGGCCTCGCTCCGCCGCCTGCGCGTACCGGATGCTCGCGTCGATGTCGGCGTAGTTTCCCGGATCGACCCCGGGCGCGCGCCAGGCGCCGTGGAGGTTGCCGTAGCCGTCGGTGAGGGTCATCCCGAGGATGACGTCGCGTGCAGTCATGGGTTCGTACTCCGGTTCATGAGGGAGGGCGGATGCGCGGCCACGGGCCGACGCGATGCCCCCGCGAGCGCCGACCGGACACAGCACCGCACCGTCGACGAGGGCGTCCGTCTCCAGTCTCGACATTCTCACTAGTGAGAAGGTCAATTCGCGGTGCCGCGCGGAGGAGCTCCGCTCAGCTCGCCTCGCTCCGCGACCGGACGCCCACCCGAGCGAGATCCTCGAGATAGCTCGTGAGGGCGTCGCGGTTGTGCGTGAGGAAGTCGATCTTCTCGCTCATCCGGTCGCGCTCGGTCTCGAGCAGGTCGAAGAGACCGGGGTCGGCGTTCTCGACGACGATGGACCGAGGTTGTCCCAGGCAGGGCAGGATGCTCGTCACGATCCGGGTGGGGATGCCGGCGTCGATGAGTCCCCTGACCTTGCCGACGCGGTCGATGAGGTAGTCGTCGTACTCCCGGTACCCGTTGTCGAGTCTCCGCGGGGTGATGAGCCCCTGCTCCTCGTAGTAGCGAAGCATCCGGGACGGGACTCCCGTCCGCTTCGACAGTTCTCCGATGCGCATCCGCTCTCCTCCGACGATTCGACCTTCACATTAGTGCGAAGGTCGACCGGGAAGGGCGCGGTGACACGACGAAGCCCGGCCGGACTCCGAGGAGCCCGGCCGGGCGGCGGTCACGAGCGGGGCGTCAGCGACGCGTGGTCGTCGCCTCCTCCGGAGTCGCCAGCTTCGCGGGGACCGACTCCCCCCTCTTCTCGTCGCTGTAGACCATCAGCGTCGATCCGGCGAGCGCCAGAACGATCGCGATCGTCCCGAAGACGCTGGGCAGGGTCTGGTAGAAGACGAGGGACACGGCGATGGTCAGCACGGGCGCGAGCGCATTGGTCGTCGGAGCCACGATGGACGCCTTGCCGCGGCTCAGCGCCATGACGAGGAACAGGGCGCCGACCGCGTTGAGGAGCTGCGTCGCGGCGGTGAGCGCCGGAGCCTGCCAGGGCACGTCCAGGGGCAGGCCGCCCATGCTCATCACGGCGAACGGCACCAGGAGGAGTCCGCTCACGGCCATCCAGGCGAACGTCGTCGCGTCGTTCACCCCGATGGTCGCGGCCTTGCGCATGAAGAACGCCTGCACACCCCAGGCGATGCTGACGAGGATCGCGATCACGAGCCAGGGTCCCGGCGTCGCCTCTCCGGACGCGCCGGCGATGCTGAACAGGACGATGGCGGCGAGGGCGGCGACGAGGCCGATGACGGCGAGTCGTCGCAGTCGTTCGCGGAGGAGGGCCACGGCCATCAGCACGGTGATCGCCGGCGAGACGGAGATGATCGGGAAGATCAGGTAGGCGGGTCCGGTCGAGAGCGCATTGAAGAGCAGCAGCTGCCCGCCGGCGCCCGTCAGCCCGATGAGGAGGCCGTAGATCGCCGCCGCGGGTCGGCGGTCGAACTTCTGGCCCCGCAGTGCGAAGGCCGCGGGGATGATCATGGTGAAGGCCCAGATCACGTAGATCATCTCGTCCGGGTAGCCGTAGAGGGTGATCGGGAGGGAGGAGAAGGCTCCCCACACCCCCCAGAAGAGCACCAGGAGGGCGGCGTAGAAGATCCAGGAGCGTGTCGTGTTCATGCGATGACCTCGGCTTTGACGTCGGTGGGAGGGGAGGAGGGGGTGGTGCGGTGGGGGGTCTAGTGCGAGGCGAGTCGCGCCAGAGCGCTCTCGGGGAGGGGCGTTCCCGCGGTCTTCGCGGCGTACAGCGCTCCGCCGACTCCCGGGCTGAAGCGCGGCGTCCGGATGTCGTAGTCCGCCGGCAGCGCGGACAGCGCGGCCACGAATCCGTCGCGGATGAGCGCCGTGCTGAACATGCCTCCCGAGTAGGAGACGGGGACCGGCTCGTCGAGGAAGCCCAGGTGCGTGCGCGTGGTCTCGACGATCTCGACGAGTTCGCTGCAGGCGTCGCGGAGGATGCGCTGCGCCACCTCGTCGCCGGCCTCGGCGGCCTGGACGACCGTCTTGGAGAGGTCGCCGATGTTCACCCGGAGGCCCTTCCACCGGTTGACCACCACATCGATGAGGTCGAGGTCGCCGAGGATCCCGGCCCGGGAGCGCATGAGCTCGTAGAGCGGGCCCCGAGGGAGGCGTCCGTCGCTCATCCGGCTGAAGGCGTTGAGCCCCTGGACGGCGATCCAATACCCGGAGCCCTCGTCGCCGAACAGCTCGCTCCACCCGCCGACGCGGTGCGTCGCGCCCTGACGCTCGCCGTAGGTCATCGAGCCGGTGCCGCTGATCACGTTGATGCCGTCGACGGCTCCGAGAGAGCCGGCCCAGCCGCAGACCATGTCGTTGTCGCAGGTGAAGCGGGTGTGTCCGAGGACGTCTCCGGGCAGGGCGTCGAGGCGCTCGATGTCCGAGCTGACCTCGCCGTACCCGGGGAGGCCGAAGAACGCCTGGTCGATGTCGGCCGGGGTGATGCGGGCCTGCGCGGTGATCTCGGCGAGACCGGCGGTCAGGATGCCGGTGACCAGCTCGATCCCCTCGGTGAAGTAGTAGCAGCTCGCCGTCGTCGTCCGTGCCGCGATGTGCCCGTCGTGGTCGAGGAGCACGAAGTCGGTCTTCGACCCGCCGCCGTCGACACCCAGGAAGAGAGCCACGGCTACTCCTCCCCGCGACCGGCGCGGCCGGAGGACGGCGTGAGCGGGTGGATCGTCACGCCGCGGACGACGCGGTTGACCGATCCGTCGGGGAACGGGTTGTCCGGGGTCATCCCGAGGGCGATCGAGAACGACAGGCCCAGGAGCTGCGCGACGACGACGTAGGCGACGGCGAGGGAGGAGTCGTCGAGTCCGTCGAGGTCCGCGAGCACCCAGTCGTCCGCCGTCGACTCGGGCACCGGAGTGGCCGAGACGGTGACGACGCGTTCCGGCGAGAGCGTCGTGCGCAGCTCGGCGACGATGTCGAGGTCGTAGCGGCGCGTGTACTCGTCCGAGGACAGGTAGACGATCACGAGGGTGGTGGCGTCCAGCACCGCCTTCGGGCCGTGGCGGAACCCGAGGGCGGAGTCGTAATAGGTCACGACCTTCCCGGCGGTGAGCTCGAGCAGCTTCAGGGCCGACTCCCGCGCGAGGCCGGTGAGGGGTCCGCTGCCCAGGTAGATCACGCGCTCGAAGTCCGAGGACGCGAGCCGGGTGATCTCGGAGCGCCGGTCGTCCAGGATCTGCGACGCGGCGGCCCGGAGCTTCGAGACGGCCGCGTCGTCGTCGCCGGTGAAGATCAGGAGGGCGGCGAGGAGCATCGACGTGAAGCTGGACGTCATGGCGAAGCCGCTGTCGTTGGACAGCGCCGGCATCAGGACGACGTGCGACGCGTCCCGCCCGTGGTGCGCGAGGTAGAGGGCGCCGGTCGGATCGCAGGTGATCACGAGGTGGCGGACCGAGGTGAGCACCTCATCGGCGAGGACCGTCGCGGCGGAGCTCTCGGGGCTGTTGCCCGAGCGGGCGAACGAGACGAGCAGCGTCGGCAGGTCCTCCGCCAGGTGCTGGCGCGGGTTCGACACGAGGTCGGTGGTCGCCACGGCGTCGACGCGTCGTCCGAGGAGACGCGTCAGGGCGGGGGCCGCGATGTCGCCGACGAAGGCCGACGTCCCCGCTCCGGTCAGGACGATCCGGAGGTCGGGGCGTGCGAGGAGCGGGGCGAGGAAGGCGTCGATCGCCGGGCGCCGGTCGCTGACGATCCCGGCGCACTCGCGCCAGACATCGGGCTGCTGGTCGATCTCGCGGGCTGTCGCGAGGGTCTCGGGGAGGTCTGTGGTGGTCATGGTGTGCTCCGTGAGGTCAGGGGACGACGATGTCGCGGTGGGAGGGTGAGCAGGCCTGGGCGTAGGGCCGCAGGGCGTCGCGGACCTTGTCGACGACCAGCTCGCGCGGGTCGGCGCTCAGATCGCCGGCGCGGATCCGTGCGTACTGGTCGGGGAGGAACTGGCTGATCAGCGGCAGCGGGATCGCCTGCGCCGTCAGGTTGTCGTAGAGCCGCTCCTGGGCGGCCTCGATGTCCGCGTCCGGCCAGTAGTAGCGCATCCGATCGCTGTAGCTGAAGCGGCGGGCGATGCGCTGCTCGTCGTCGCTGCCCTCGTAGTAGCCCTCCCAGTAGCCGGAGTGCTCCAGCATCCGGCGCTCGATGACCTCGACGAGGTTCGACCGCTTCCCGGCGGGGACGAGCTGGTCCTCGATGCCGGCGAGGGCGAAGAGCCCTTCCCGCAGCGCGAAGGTCAGTCCCGGTCCGACCTTCAGGATCGCCCAGTGGTCCCCGACGAGCTCGGCGAGCCGGGCCGGCTCCTGATAGTCCGTCGAATGGGCCTCGAACACCAGTCCCGGCTCGTCGTCGAGCACGGTGCGCAGATCGAGCGTCGCGTCGCTCCGGTAGTCGATGACCTGGAGGTGGTCGAACTCGACGGCGGGCTGGACGACGAGGGCGATGATGCGCGGCCAGACGTGCAGGAGACCCTCGGCGAGGAACGCGGCGCGGTGGCGGTCCAGGGTCAGGAGCGCCGCCTCGCGGGCCGTCGGGACCAGCTCGTGCAGCGTCTCGTGGGCGCCGCCCGGCACCGGCACCTCCGTGCCGATCACGTAGAGGACCTGCTGTCGGCGGCCGGTCCGCGCCGCGGTGTCCTCGGCGACGCGCAGCAGACGGGCCGAGCGCTCGGCGACGACGTCGTCGCTCAGGGGCGCCTCCTCCCCCGCGCAGGCCATGCTGCAGTCCAGGTGGATCTTCGTGTAGCCGGCCTCGACGTACGCCGCCACGAGCGCCTCGGCGTTCACCATGGCCTGCTCGGCGTCGAGGCGCTGCCAGCGGTTGGGTCCCAGGTGGTCGCCGCCAAGCACGAGGCGGTCGCGGGCGAAGCCGAGGCGGTCGGCGATCCCGAAGACGAACTCCCGGAAATCGGCGGGGGTCATGCCCGTGTAGCCGCCGAACTGGTCGACCTGGTTTGAGGTCGCCTCGACGAGGAGGTAGGTGCCGTCCTCGAGCGCCTGGCGGATCGAGGCCTCGAGCACGGTCGGATGCGCGGAGCACACCGAGTAGACGCCGAGCGGTTCGCCCGCTCGATGGTCGCGGACGGTGTTCCACAGGTGGTCGGTCACGGTTCTCCTGTCGGGGGACGGCGGTGTCGGAGCGGCGTGGGCCGCTCGGGAGGGCGGGCGGCGCGAGAGGGCGCGGTGGTGCGTCATCGGACGAGTCCGCTGTCGGACGCTCCGGTCAGGAGGCCGCAGAGGTGGTCGACCGTCCTGCTGATCGCCTGCCTGCCGCCCGCGATGTAGCGGCGGGGGTCGTGCATGCGGGGGTCCTCGGCGAGCGCGAGTCGGATCTGCTCGGTGAAGGCGATGTTCAAGGCGGTGCCCACGTTGATCTTCCGGACGCCCGCGGCGACGGCGGAGACGAGGAGCGCGTCGCGCACCCCGGACGATCCGTGCAGCACGAGAGGCACGTCGACGACCTGCGCCAGGAGCGCCGTCAGTTCGAGGTCGAGCTCCGCGCTCGCCGACGTCATCGCGTGCGAGCTGCCGACGGCGACCGCCAGGGCGTCCACGCGGGTGGCGGCGACGAAGTCGACGGCCTCGTGCGGTCGCGTCCGCACCAGCGGGGAGTGAGCGCCGTCCTTCCCGCCGATCTCGCCGAGCTCCGCTTCGACCCAGAGACCGAGCTCCTGCGCCCGCTGCGCGGCTCGGAGGGTCTCGGAGACGTTGCGGTCGTGGGAGCGGTGCGAGGCGTCGACCATGATCGAACTCACTCCGAGTCCCGCCGCGCGCTCGATCCCCTCTCCGATGAGCGCCTCGTCACGGAAGTGGTCGAGGTGCAGCGCGAGGGGGACGGAGGACGCGGCGGCGATGCCGGCGCACGCCGACAGGAGAGGTCCCATGTCGCCGTCGTGGAACCCGATCGCGTTCTCGCTGACCTGCAGGATCGCGCCGGTACCCGCCTCCTCGGCGCCCGCGACGACCGCCTCGGCCTGCTCGAGGGTGATCACGTTGAAACCGAAGACGGCACTGCTCCGAGCGACGGCAGCGTCGATCAGTTCACGGGTGGTGGTGAGAGGCATGACGAGATCATGGAGCCGAAGTGAGCGTTTCGCGCACTATCCCGGCTAAAGTGATCAATCAGAGTGCTCGTTTCGGGCCCGTGAGGAGAGCACCATGCCGTCCAGCCGCACCTCCGATGCCGCCGCACGCTCGATGTCGGGCAAGCGGGCCGACCGGATGCGGCGGATCCTCCAGCTCCTGCACGAGCACTCGAGCCGGTCCCTCGCGGAGCTCGCCGAGGATCTCGGCGTCTCCGCCGCCACCCTCCGCCGCGACCTCGCCGACCTCGACGAGCAGGGCGAGCTCGTGCGGACCCACGGCGGCGCCCGCGAGCGCGGATCCCGGAGCGAGATACCCGTCCGCCTGCGCGACTCCCGCTTCCGGCACGAGAAGCAGGTCATCGCGCGTCGAGCCGTCGATCTGATCCCCGCCGGCCCCTACGCACTCGCCCTGAGCGGAGGGACGACGACGGCCGAGGTCGCCCGCGCGCTCCGGCACCGCTCGGGGCTCACCGTGATCACCAACTCCCTCGCCATCGCGATGGAGTGCGTCGCATGGCCGCGGCTCCAGGTCCTCATCACCGGCGGCGTCATCCGCCCGAGCTCGCTCGAGGCGGTGGGCTCGCTGGCCGAGGCGTCCTTCCGGGCGATCAACGTCGGCACCGCGATCCTCGGCACCGACGGCATCAGCGCGGCAGGAGGAGTCACGACCCACGACGAGACCGAGGCGCGGACGAACCACGCGATGGTCGCCAAGGCGCAGCGCGTGATCGTCGTCGCCGACGGATCGAAGATCGGGCAGGCGACCCTCGCGAAGATGGCCGACCTGGGCGAGGTCGACGACCTGGTGACCGACTCCTCCGCCGACCCGGCCGCGCTGCGCGAGATCAGCGACGCGGGCGTCACCGTGCACGTGGTGGACGCGAGCCCCCGATCGCCCGCTTCCGGACATGACCGCTAGAGGCTGTTGCCACCGCGACCGCGCACCTGCCAGGGTTCGCAGAGCGACCGACGACGGTCCCCCGACTCGAAGGACCGGCTCATGAACGACTCCTCCTCGACCGAGACCAGCGCGAGTGAGATGACGCCCGAGATCCTCGCGGCGTTCAGCGACGCCTGGGCCCGCCACGACCTCGAGGCTCTGATGAGCCACATCACCGACGACTGCGTCTACAGCGCGTCCGTCGGTCCCGAGCCCGGCCGCACCTGGACCGGCCGGGAGCAGGTGCGGGAGGGCTTCGCGCTCATGCTCGCCTTCGACACCGGGCAGGAGCGCCACGAGGACGCGCAGCCCCTCATCGCGGGCACCCGCGGTGCGGGCACGTGGTCCTTCACCGGGACGGGCCCCGACGGCGAGGTCCAGGTCACGCGCGGCTGCGACATCTACGAGTTCCGCGGCGGGAGGATCGCGCGCAAGGACGCGTTCCGGAAGGTCTACAATGCCGACGAGTAGCCCCTCGAAGACCGCGGAGGGATCCGACTATTCCAGTGCGGGCAGCACGACCGAGCGGATCGCCTCCGCGAAGCGGTCGTAGCCGGCGTCGTCGAAGTGCAGGCCGTCCTCGACGAAGAGCGACGGGTCGATCGCGCCCTCGGGGGTGAGCAGCGCCTCGGCCGTCGGCACGAAGACGACCCGGTCGTCGGTGTCGGCGTA encodes the following:
- a CDS encoding nuclear transport factor 2 family protein, which codes for MNDSSSTETSASEMTPEILAAFSDAWARHDLEALMSHITDDCVYSASVGPEPGRTWTGREQVREGFALMLAFDTGQERHEDAQPLIAGTRGAGTWSFTGTGPDGEVQVTRGCDIYEFRGGRIARKDAFRKVYNADE
- a CDS encoding DeoR/GlpR family DNA-binding transcription regulator; translated protein: MPSSRTSDAAARSMSGKRADRMRRILQLLHEHSSRSLAELAEDLGVSAATLRRDLADLDEQGELVRTHGGARERGSRSEIPVRLRDSRFRHEKQVIARRAVDLIPAGPYALALSGGTTTAEVARALRHRSGLTVITNSLAIAMECVAWPRLQVLITGGVIRPSSLEAVGSLAEASFRAINVGTAILGTDGISAAGGVTTHDETEARTNHAMVAKAQRVIVVADGSKIGQATLAKMADLGEVDDLVTDSSADPAALREISDAGVTVHVVDASPRSPASGHDR